One window of Nostoc sp. NIES-3756 genomic DNA carries:
- a CDS encoding DUF1392 family protein: MEAITELEKCWYLSPPWGREIPPVEVNLWERVYIKASRTFGYCSGLGWSKGQWVYFIDLEDEVVHATKHEIVATGRMEPSTVKKPAYVIGDRVMLVGHAPGTKQRLVLGVQQVDRGWFYVVEWQSPMLVPTISMFNRSSLVREEDLVRVKV; this comes from the coding sequence ATGGAAGCTATCACTGAACTAGAGAAATGTTGGTATTTGTCTCCACCTTGGGGGCGAGAGATTCCTCCAGTTGAAGTGAATTTGTGGGAACGAGTTTATATCAAGGCTTCGCGGACATTCGGATACTGCTCTGGGCTGGGGTGGAGCAAAGGGCAGTGGGTTTATTTCATTGACCTTGAAGACGAGGTTGTACACGCAACCAAGCACGAGATTGTCGCTACTGGTCGCATGGAACCTAGCACGGTGAAGAAGCCAGCTTACGTTATCGGCGATCGCGTGATGTTGGTTGGTCATGCGCCAGGGACAAAGCAGCGCTTGGTCTTAGGTGTTCAGCAGGTGGATAGGGGTTGGTTTTACGTTGTGGAGTGGCAGTCGCCGATGCTTGTCCCTACTATCTCCATGTTCAATCGGTCTTCTTTAGTCAGGGAAGAAGACTTAGTGCGGGTCAAGGTTTGA
- a CDS encoding helix-turn-helix domain-containing protein, whose amino-acid sequence MIVFIALKKLREAAGLSQNDLARKTGYSPQFIQKIEQNKVKSLTLEAAARFCEALDCKPGDLLEEGEPPKKLTIDKGVALNAHSAKETSRSKKKNSDQTSEVDLLKAA is encoded by the coding sequence ATGATTGTGTTTATTGCATTAAAAAAGTTGAGAGAGGCTGCTGGTCTTTCTCAAAATGACTTAGCCAGAAAAACTGGTTACAGTCCTCAGTTCATCCAAAAAATTGAACAAAATAAAGTTAAGTCTCTCACTTTAGAGGCAGCAGCAAGATTTTGTGAAGCTCTTGATTGCAAACCAGGAGACTTGCTTGAGGAGGGTGAGCCACCAAAGAAATTAACAATCGACAAGGGGGTAGCTTTAAATGCTCACTCAGCCAAAGAAACCTCTCGAAGTAAAAAGAAAAATTCTGACCAAACCTCAGAGGTTGATCTACTAAAAGCAGCCTAA
- a CDS encoding recombinase family protein, which produces MVQRIAIYCRVSTTDQSCERQERDLLEYAAVCGFEVVGVWKETASGIKHNRSERQKVMALAQSHSIDAILVTEMTRWGRSTIDLIETLQSLHSWHVSLIAQTGLQFDLNTPQGRLIAHLMASLAEFERDLVRERVRSGVAAAKARGQKFGRQPGQRLKADKLGPKVLQMVQQGYSYRKIAEILNLSKTTVNDIVKRHRQSAKKPELER; this is translated from the coding sequence TTGGTACAAAGAATTGCCATTTATTGTCGGGTTTCCACAACTGACCAGTCTTGTGAGCGACAAGAACGGGACTTATTAGAGTATGCTGCCGTTTGTGGTTTTGAGGTAGTTGGTGTTTGGAAGGAAACAGCCTCTGGAATTAAACACAATCGCTCTGAGCGACAAAAGGTTATGGCGTTAGCTCAAAGTCATAGTATTGATGCCATTTTGGTAACGGAGATGACCCGATGGGGCCGTAGCACCATTGATCTGATTGAGACTTTGCAGTCACTCCATAGTTGGCATGTTTCCTTAATTGCTCAAACCGGATTGCAATTTGATTTGAATACACCCCAAGGCAGGCTAATTGCTCATTTAATGGCATCTTTAGCTGAATTTGAACGGGATTTGGTACGAGAAAGGGTGCGTTCGGGGGTGGCGGCGGCTAAAGCCAGAGGTCAAAAGTTTGGCAGGCAGCCAGGACAACGGCTCAAAGCAGATAAGTTGGGCCCGAAAGTTTTGCAGATGGTGCAACAGGGGTACTCTTACCGCAAAATTGCAGAAATTCTCAACCTTAGCAAGACAACTGTCAATGATATTGTCAAACGCCACAGACAGTCAGCCAAGAAACCAGAGTTGGAAAGGTAA